One region of Trinickia violacea genomic DNA includes:
- a CDS encoding pyrimidine 5'-nucleotidase: MPTSRSKRRRPHVNTGGPVWLFDLDNTLHHASFKIFPAISQAMTQYIIDALQVELEVANRLRADYTQRYGAALLGLTRHHPIDPHDFLKEVHTFPDLASMVRAERGLARLVAALPGRKMVLTNGPEAYARAVLRELSIERLFERVIAIEHMRDRRAWRAKPDASMLRRTMRDAHVPLADAILVEDTRGHLKRYKRLGIKTVWIVGHLPAATQANGTPARQPGAGRPHYVDRRIRSLKSLRLSSRSGRQKCSRLKSMTGP; encoded by the coding sequence ATGCCCACCTCTCGCTCCAAGCGGCGCCGGCCGCACGTCAACACAGGCGGCCCCGTCTGGCTGTTCGATCTCGACAACACGCTGCACCACGCGTCGTTCAAGATCTTCCCGGCGATCAGTCAAGCAATGACGCAGTACATCATCGATGCCCTGCAAGTCGAGCTCGAGGTGGCGAACCGTCTGCGCGCCGACTACACGCAGCGCTACGGCGCGGCCTTGCTCGGCCTCACGCGCCATCATCCGATCGATCCGCACGACTTCCTGAAAGAAGTGCACACGTTCCCCGACCTCGCCTCGATGGTGCGCGCCGAGCGCGGGCTCGCGCGCCTCGTCGCCGCGCTGCCGGGACGCAAGATGGTGCTGACCAACGGCCCGGAAGCCTACGCGCGCGCGGTGCTGCGAGAGCTCTCGATCGAGCGCCTGTTCGAGCGCGTGATCGCCATCGAGCACATGCGCGACCGCCGCGCGTGGCGCGCGAAACCCGACGCCTCGATGCTGCGCCGGACGATGCGCGACGCGCACGTGCCGCTGGCCGACGCGATCCTCGTCGAAGACACACGTGGACACCTGAAACGCTACAAGCGCTTGGGGATCAAGACGGTTTGGATCGTCGGCCATCTTCCCGCTGCGACTCAGGCAAACGGCACGCCGGCACGCCAGCCCGGCGCGGGTCGTCCCCACTATGTCGATCGTCGCATTCGTTCGCTAAAATCACTTCGACTGAGTTCTCGATCGGGGCGACAGAAATGCAGCCGACTCAAAAGCATGACGGGGCCGTAA
- the slmA gene encoding nucleoid occlusion factor SlmA, with protein MQPTQKHDGAVNSEDAQFQQDHSEATHPAGARAPRLKPGERRVHILQTLAAMLEAPKSEKITTAALAARLGVSEAALYRHFASKAQMFEALIEFIEETFFGLVNQITAKEPNGVLQARAIGLMLLNFSAKNPGMTRVLTGEALVGEHERLAERVTQMLERIEASLKQCLRLGLMEANQKSAEAPVPLPTDYDPAVRASLVISYVLGRWHRYTKSGFARAPGEHADAQLRLILQ; from the coding sequence ATGCAGCCGACTCAAAAGCATGACGGGGCCGTAAATAGCGAAGACGCGCAGTTCCAGCAGGACCACTCCGAAGCCACCCATCCAGCCGGCGCCCGCGCGCCGCGCCTGAAACCCGGCGAGCGGCGGGTCCATATCCTCCAGACGCTCGCCGCGATGCTGGAAGCCCCCAAAAGCGAAAAGATCACGACCGCGGCGCTGGCCGCACGGCTCGGCGTATCGGAAGCCGCGCTCTATCGGCATTTCGCGAGCAAGGCGCAGATGTTCGAAGCGCTGATCGAGTTCATCGAAGAGACCTTTTTCGGCCTCGTCAATCAGATCACGGCGAAGGAGCCGAACGGCGTGCTGCAGGCGCGTGCGATCGGCTTGATGCTGCTCAACTTTTCTGCGAAAAATCCCGGCATGACGCGCGTGTTGACGGGCGAGGCGCTCGTCGGCGAGCACGAGCGCCTCGCCGAACGGGTCACGCAGATGCTCGAGCGCATTGAAGCGTCGCTCAAGCAGTGTCTGCGGCTGGGACTGATGGAGGCCAACCAGAAATCGGCCGAGGCCCCGGTGCCGCTGCCGACCGACTACGACCCCGCCGTGCGCGCGAGCCTCGTCATCAGCTACGTGCTCGGACGGTGGCACCGCTATACGAAGAGCGGCTTCGCGCGCGCGCCGGGCGAGCACGCCGACGCGCAACTGCGGCTGATTCTTCAATAG
- a CDS encoding MFS transporter yields MEYSAADATGPQSAGAAQPKRISKPKAIAAITIGNGLEFFDFTIYSFFATIIGKLYFPVHGSLAQLMLAVGTFGVGFIMRPIGGIVLGAYADRAGRKAAMSLTLWLMTLGSAIIAFAPTYATIGLAAPALVILARLIQGFAIGGEVGASTSLLLEYGSDRTRGFYGSWQFVSQGLNTVCGSLLGVVLAASLSTPSLESWGWRIPFVIGMAMGPIGTYIRRHLDETLPGVETGDRQPATKPAAEPAAHPARTIFRHHAGAITAGVVTTIGGTAANYIVLFYLSTYAIRMLNMPMSLALWASWTAALMTVICSPLAGALSDRVGRKPVLWVSRVLLVLVVYPAFMLINAYPTVPVLLSVVAVLAVLVAFTAVPNIVMLPELFPREIRATGMSVVYCLGVSIFGGFAQFFATWLIQLSGNPLAPAWYLIGCGAVSLLALPFIRETAGRPID; encoded by the coding sequence ATGGAGTATTCCGCCGCTGACGCGACCGGCCCGCAGAGCGCCGGCGCCGCTCAACCCAAGCGCATCTCGAAGCCGAAGGCGATCGCCGCGATCACGATCGGCAACGGCCTCGAGTTTTTCGACTTCACGATCTACAGCTTCTTCGCGACGATCATCGGCAAGCTGTATTTCCCGGTTCACGGATCGCTCGCGCAATTGATGCTGGCCGTGGGCACGTTCGGCGTCGGCTTCATCATGCGGCCGATCGGCGGCATCGTGCTCGGCGCCTACGCGGACCGCGCAGGCCGCAAAGCGGCCATGAGCCTCACGCTGTGGCTCATGACGCTGGGCTCGGCGATCATCGCATTCGCGCCGACTTACGCGACGATCGGCCTTGCCGCGCCGGCGCTCGTCATCCTCGCGCGGCTGATCCAGGGCTTTGCGATCGGCGGCGAGGTCGGCGCGTCGACCTCGCTTTTGCTCGAATACGGCAGCGATCGCACGCGCGGCTTCTACGGCAGCTGGCAGTTCGTGAGCCAGGGGCTCAACACGGTGTGCGGGTCGCTGCTTGGCGTGGTGCTGGCGGCGAGCCTTTCGACGCCGTCGCTCGAAAGCTGGGGCTGGCGCATTCCGTTCGTGATCGGGATGGCGATGGGGCCGATCGGCACCTATATCCGCCGGCATCTCGACGAGACGCTGCCGGGCGTCGAGACCGGCGATCGCCAGCCGGCAACGAAGCCGGCCGCCGAGCCCGCCGCCCACCCCGCACGCACGATCTTCCGCCACCACGCGGGCGCGATCACGGCGGGCGTCGTGACGACGATCGGCGGCACGGCGGCGAACTACATTGTGCTGTTCTACTTGTCGACCTACGCGATCCGGATGCTGAACATGCCGATGTCGCTCGCGCTGTGGGCATCGTGGACCGCCGCGCTCATGACCGTGATCTGCTCGCCGCTTGCGGGGGCGCTGTCGGACCGCGTCGGCCGCAAGCCGGTGCTGTGGGTGTCGCGCGTGCTGCTCGTGCTGGTGGTCTATCCGGCTTTCATGCTGATCAATGCCTATCCGACCGTGCCCGTGCTGCTTTCCGTGGTCGCCGTTCTCGCGGTGCTGGTCGCGTTCACCGCCGTGCCGAACATCGTGATGTTGCCCGAGCTGTTTCCGCGCGAGATTCGGGCGACCGGGATGTCGGTCGTCTACTGCCTCGGGGTGTCGATTTTCGGCGGCTTCGCGCAGTTCTTCGCGACGTGGCTGATCCAGTTGTCGGGCAATCCGCTTGCCCCCGCGTGGTACTTGATCGGCTGCGGGGCCGTGTCGTTGCTGGCGCTTCCGTTCATCCGCGAGACGGCGGGGCGGCCGATCGACTGA
- a CDS encoding M20 aminoacylase family protein: MAIPAGIADLEDEMIALRRQIHAHPELAYEEVATGDLVAERLQEWGYTVHRGLGKTGVVGQLKVGNGTRRLGLRADMDALPIHEQTGLPYASKLPGKMHACGHDGHTAMLLAAAKHLARDKSFDGTLNLIFQPAEEGLAGAQKMLEDGLFERFPCDAVFAMHNMPGHPTGKFGFLPGSFMASSDTVIAKVTGRGGHGAVPHKAVDPIVVCAQIVLALQTIVSRNVAPLDMAIITVGAIHAGEASNVIPDSAEMRLSVRALRPEVRDLLEQRITEVIHAQAAVYGARAEIDYQRRYPVLVNDARMTAFARQVALDWVGEAGLIRDMEPLTGSEDFAFLLERCAGSYLIIGNGDGEGGCMVHNPGYDFNDDCLATGAAYWVKLAETFLV, translated from the coding sequence ATGGCAATCCCGGCCGGCATCGCCGATTTGGAAGACGAAATGATCGCCTTGCGGCGCCAGATCCACGCGCACCCGGAGCTCGCGTACGAGGAGGTCGCGACGGGCGATCTGGTCGCGGAGCGGCTTCAGGAGTGGGGCTACACGGTGCATCGCGGGCTCGGGAAGACCGGCGTGGTGGGGCAACTGAAAGTGGGCAATGGCACGCGGCGCCTGGGCTTGCGCGCCGACATGGACGCGCTGCCGATCCACGAGCAGACCGGCCTGCCGTACGCGAGCAAGCTCCCCGGCAAGATGCACGCGTGCGGCCACGACGGCCACACGGCGATGCTGCTTGCCGCCGCGAAACACCTCGCGCGCGACAAATCGTTCGACGGCACGCTGAACCTGATTTTCCAACCGGCCGAGGAAGGGCTCGCAGGCGCCCAAAAAATGCTCGAAGACGGCCTGTTCGAGCGCTTCCCCTGCGATGCCGTGTTCGCAATGCACAACATGCCGGGACACCCGACCGGCAAGTTCGGCTTCCTGCCGGGCTCGTTCATGGCGTCGTCCGATACCGTGATCGCGAAAGTGACCGGCCGCGGCGGACACGGCGCGGTGCCGCACAAGGCGGTCGATCCGATCGTCGTGTGCGCGCAGATCGTGCTGGCGTTGCAGACGATCGTCTCGCGCAACGTCGCGCCGCTCGACATGGCGATCATCACGGTCGGCGCAATCCACGCGGGCGAGGCGTCGAACGTGATTCCCGACAGCGCGGAAATGCGCCTCTCCGTGCGCGCGTTGAGGCCCGAAGTGCGCGATCTCCTCGAACAGCGCATCACCGAAGTGATTCACGCGCAAGCGGCCGTCTACGGCGCGCGCGCCGAGATCGACTACCAGCGCCGCTATCCGGTGCTCGTCAACGATGCTCGGATGACCGCCTTCGCACGCCAAGTCGCGCTCGACTGGGTCGGCGAGGCCGGCCTGATTCGCGACATGGAGCCGCTCACGGGCAGCGAGGACTTCGCGTTCCTGCTCGAACGCTGCGCGGGCAGCTACCTGATCATCGGCAATGGCGACGGCGAGGGCGGCTGCATGGTCCACAACCCGGGCTACGACTTCAACGACGACTGTCTCGCGACGGGCGCCGCCTACTGGGTGAAGCTCGCCGAGACGTTCCTCGTCTGA
- a CDS encoding LysR substrate-binding domain-containing protein, with the protein MKLHQLTTLAAIADTGSIRAAARSLGVSPAAATKAVRELEADLRAPLVIRGTSGITFTDYGRALVVHARLVLGQLARAEAELDSMRGRAAGKLSIGVTPWVALTFLPETVKRFRERMPEVQLEFFEGLLAVVQPRLRDGSLDFSIGRPPPASPQSEFQNVPLFSTHSAVVARRDHPLAQCRTLLELEDAEWVLNWDPASRESISENVFLRRGMKVPRTIHLAHSLAIVLGLIAHTDMLSIFPWPLVEVISSKENLWALPLRETVDETLVSVVSRRGAPPSPAGACFLECLREVIDEGARSDNPERRRLFHSIELLL; encoded by the coding sequence ATGAAACTCCACCAGCTCACCACCCTCGCGGCCATCGCCGATACCGGCAGCATCCGCGCCGCCGCCCGCTCGCTGGGCGTCTCGCCGGCTGCCGCGACCAAGGCGGTGCGCGAGCTCGAAGCCGATCTGCGCGCGCCGCTCGTGATCCGCGGCACGAGCGGCATCACGTTCACCGACTACGGCCGTGCCCTCGTCGTTCATGCGCGGCTCGTGCTCGGCCAGCTCGCGCGCGCCGAGGCCGAGCTCGACTCGATGCGAGGCCGCGCCGCCGGGAAGCTGTCGATCGGGGTCACGCCGTGGGTGGCGCTGACGTTCCTGCCGGAGACGGTGAAGCGCTTCCGCGAGCGCATGCCCGAAGTCCAGCTCGAATTCTTCGAGGGGCTGCTCGCCGTCGTGCAGCCACGCCTGCGCGACGGCAGCCTCGACTTCTCGATCGGACGGCCGCCGCCCGCGTCGCCGCAGTCGGAGTTTCAGAATGTGCCGCTCTTTTCGACGCACTCGGCCGTTGTCGCGCGGCGCGATCATCCGCTCGCCCAATGCCGCACGCTGCTCGAACTCGAAGACGCCGAATGGGTGCTGAACTGGGACCCGGCGAGCCGCGAGTCGATTTCGGAGAACGTCTTTCTGCGCCGGGGGATGAAAGTGCCGCGCACGATCCATCTCGCGCATTCACTCGCGATCGTGCTCGGGCTCATCGCGCACACCGACATGCTCAGCATCTTTCCGTGGCCGCTCGTCGAGGTCATCTCCAGCAAGGAGAACCTGTGGGCGCTGCCGTTGCGCGAGACGGTCGACGAGACGCTCGTCTCCGTCGTCTCGCGGCGGGGCGCGCCGCCGAGCCCCGCCGGGGCGTGCTTTCTCGAATGCCTGCGCGAGGTGATCGACGAGGGTGCGCGCTCGGACAATCCGGAGCGGCGGCGGCTCTTTCATTCGATCGAGCTGCTGCTTTGA
- the metX gene encoding homoserine O-succinyltransferase MetX, translating into MESIGIVAPQKMQFTEPLAMQNGSSLDSYDLMVETYGTLNAARSNAVLVCHALNASHHVAGVYADEPKNVGWWDNMVGPGKPLDTNRFFVIGVNNLGSCFGSTGPMSLNPATGKPYGASFPVVTVEDWVNAQVRVADAFGIERFAAVMGGSLGGMQALAWSTMYPERLGHCIVVASTPKLSAQNIAFNEVARSAILSDPDFHGGDYYAHGVKPKRGLRVARMIGHITYLSDDDMAAKFGRALRRAEGALDEYNFNFDVEFEVESYLRYQGDKFADYFDANTYLLITRALDYFDPAKAFDGDLTAALAHTKAKYLIASFSTDWRFAPARSREIVKALLDHKRQVTYAEIDAPHGHDAFLLDDARYHNLMRAYYERIAEEVGA; encoded by the coding sequence ATGGAATCGATCGGTATCGTCGCTCCACAAAAAATGCAGTTCACCGAGCCGCTCGCGATGCAGAACGGCAGCTCGCTCGATAGCTACGACCTCATGGTCGAAACCTACGGCACGCTCAACGCGGCGCGCTCGAACGCGGTGCTCGTCTGCCACGCGCTGAACGCGTCGCATCACGTCGCGGGCGTCTACGCGGACGAGCCCAAGAACGTCGGCTGGTGGGACAACATGGTCGGCCCCGGCAAGCCGCTCGACACGAACCGCTTCTTCGTGATCGGCGTGAACAACCTCGGCTCGTGCTTCGGCTCGACCGGCCCGATGAGCCTCAATCCCGCGACGGGCAAGCCGTATGGCGCGAGCTTTCCGGTCGTGACGGTCGAAGATTGGGTGAACGCGCAGGTGCGCGTCGCCGACGCCTTCGGCATCGAGCGCTTCGCGGCCGTGATGGGCGGCAGCCTGGGCGGCATGCAGGCGCTCGCGTGGAGCACGATGTATCCCGAGCGCCTCGGCCACTGCATCGTGGTCGCGTCGACGCCGAAGCTCTCCGCGCAGAACATCGCGTTCAACGAAGTCGCGCGCTCGGCGATCCTGTCGGACCCGGATTTCCACGGCGGCGACTACTACGCGCACGGCGTGAAGCCGAAGCGCGGCCTGCGCGTGGCGCGGATGATCGGCCACATCACATACCTGTCCGACGACGACATGGCGGCTAAATTCGGCCGCGCGCTGCGTCGCGCCGAAGGCGCTTTGGATGAATACAACTTCAACTTCGACGTCGAATTCGAAGTGGAATCGTACCTGCGCTACCAGGGCGACAAGTTCGCCGACTACTTCGACGCGAACACGTATCTCCTGATCACGCGCGCGCTCGACTACTTCGATCCGGCCAAAGCGTTCGACGGCGACCTCACCGCCGCGCTCGCGCACACCAAGGCGAAGTATCTGATCGCGAGCTTCTCGACCGACTGGCGCTTCGCCCCCGCGCGCTCGCGCGAGATCGTGAAGGCGCTGCTCGACCACAAGCGGCAGGTGACCTACGCGGAAATCGACGCGCCGCACGGCCACGACGCCTTCCTGCTCGACGACGCGCGCTATCACAACCTGATGCGCGCCTATTACGAACGCATCGCCGAGGAGGTGGGCGCATGA
- the metW gene encoding methionine biosynthesis protein MetW — protein MNQHAIDSLTARSDFRAIARWVEPRSTVLDLGCGDGSLLQLLSEELEVSGYGIEINDAGVLACAKNGVNVIQQNLEDGLRLFEDGSFDFAVLSQTLQTIHQTAAILRETVRVGKQCIVSFPNFGYWAHRLSVMQGRMPVSKSLPYQWHNTPNVRVLTIKDFEALAPEVGIEILDRVVLHGGQTVRWGVNWRGSLAVYRVKKG, from the coding sequence ATGAACCAGCACGCTATCGACAGCCTCACCGCACGCTCTGACTTCCGCGCGATCGCCCGCTGGGTCGAGCCGCGCTCGACCGTGCTCGACCTCGGCTGCGGCGACGGTTCGCTGCTCCAGCTCCTTTCCGAGGAACTCGAAGTCTCGGGCTACGGAATCGAGATCAACGACGCCGGCGTGCTCGCGTGCGCGAAGAACGGCGTGAACGTGATTCAGCAAAACCTCGAAGACGGCCTGCGCCTCTTCGAAGACGGCAGCTTCGATTTCGCGGTCCTGTCGCAGACGCTGCAGACCATCCACCAGACCGCCGCGATCCTGCGCGAGACGGTGCGCGTCGGCAAGCAGTGCATCGTGTCGTTTCCGAACTTCGGCTATTGGGCGCACCGATTGTCGGTGATGCAGGGACGCATGCCGGTGTCGAAATCGCTGCCTTATCAGTGGCACAACACGCCGAACGTGCGCGTGCTCACGATCAAGGACTTCGAGGCGCTCGCGCCGGAAGTCGGCATCGAAATTCTGGACCGCGTCGTGCTGCACGGCGGTCAGACGGTGAGGTGGGGGGTTAACTGGCGTGGTAGTCTTGCGGTCTATCGCGTCAAGAAAGGGTAG
- a CDS encoding AmpG family muropeptide MFS transporter, protein MPDPANEQAKEPVNRQEQDRKPPEHHEPPALSAHEAHPGWRAFLNRHMLICVFLGFTSGLPLFTLVYLVQAWLRSEGVNLKEIGLFALIQFPYTWKFVWAPLMDRYVPRLPGWRPGRRRGWMLVTQLLVAGAIASLGFVSPRTEIWTVAALTALVAFFGASQDIVIDAYRRELLRDTEQGLGNAVHVNAYKIAALIPGSLALILSDHLPWDAVFAVTAAFMLPGMIMTLVVREPEIHGAPPKNLREAIALPFSEFVARDGWRTALLILGFIFLYKLGDTMATTLSTSFFLDIGFDKTQIGVIAKTTAFWASIAGGIIGGVWLVKIGIARGLWIFGVVQIVSTLGFAWLAKIGPSPAALALIYGFETFSTGLTLAAFTAYIASTTDPRYTATQFALFTSLASVPRTLASASSGFVVAKIGWFDYFLVCAVLALPGMLLLPLIAPWRARS, encoded by the coding sequence ATGCCCGATCCGGCAAACGAGCAGGCAAAAGAGCCGGTCAATCGACAGGAACAGGACCGGAAACCGCCAGAGCACCACGAGCCGCCCGCGCTGAGCGCCCACGAGGCGCATCCGGGCTGGCGGGCGTTCCTGAACCGGCACATGCTGATTTGCGTCTTTCTCGGCTTCACGTCGGGATTGCCGCTCTTTACGCTCGTCTATCTCGTGCAGGCGTGGCTGCGCTCGGAAGGCGTCAATCTCAAGGAAATCGGCCTCTTTGCGCTGATCCAGTTCCCGTACACGTGGAAATTCGTCTGGGCGCCGCTCATGGACCGCTACGTGCCGCGCCTGCCGGGCTGGCGTCCGGGGCGACGGCGCGGCTGGATGCTCGTCACGCAATTGCTGGTCGCGGGTGCGATCGCGTCGCTCGGCTTCGTCTCGCCGCGCACCGAGATCTGGACCGTGGCCGCGCTCACCGCGCTCGTCGCCTTCTTCGGCGCGAGCCAGGACATCGTGATCGACGCCTACCGCCGCGAGCTGCTGCGCGACACCGAGCAGGGGCTCGGCAACGCGGTCCACGTGAACGCCTACAAGATCGCCGCGCTGATTCCCGGCTCGCTCGCGCTGATCCTCTCCGACCACCTGCCGTGGGACGCCGTGTTCGCCGTGACCGCGGCATTCATGCTGCCGGGCATGATCATGACGCTCGTCGTGCGCGAGCCCGAGATCCACGGGGCGCCGCCGAAGAATCTGCGCGAGGCGATCGCGCTGCCGTTCTCCGAATTCGTCGCGCGCGACGGCTGGCGCACGGCGCTCCTCATCCTCGGCTTCATCTTCCTCTACAAGCTCGGCGACACGATGGCGACCACGCTGTCGACGTCGTTCTTCCTCGACATCGGCTTCGACAAGACGCAGATCGGCGTGATCGCGAAGACGACGGCGTTCTGGGCGAGCATCGCGGGCGGCATCATCGGCGGCGTGTGGCTCGTGAAGATCGGCATTGCGCGCGGGCTGTGGATCTTCGGCGTCGTGCAGATCGTGTCGACGCTCGGCTTCGCGTGGCTCGCGAAAATCGGCCCGTCGCCGGCCGCACTCGCGCTGATCTATGGCTTCGAGACCTTCTCCACCGGGCTCACGCTCGCAGCGTTCACGGCCTATATCGCGAGCACCACCGACCCCCGCTACACCGCGACGCAGTTCGCGCTCTTCACGAGCTTGGCCTCGGTGCCGCGCACGCTCGCTTCGGCGTCGAGCGGCTTCGTCGTCGCAAAGATCGGCTGGTTCGATTACTTCCTCGTGTGCGCCGTGCTCGCGCTGCCCGGCATGCTGCTGTTGCCGCTGATCGCGCCTTGGAGGGCCCGGTCGTGA
- a CDS encoding M48 family metallopeptidase, with amino-acid sequence MSATASSALRRMAALLCAGTLLANLPVAAIAQTASSTPVSPSLATPTPPMPVLPAPAKIPASAPPAAPPSAPATASDAAIYQQNRSLQVRFGNATTFRNLIPSPVLDEQASEEYADILHGAEQTGRLLPDSDPRVKLARDIAAKVTPYAAKWNDRVKTWKWEVNVVRSTEIRMYCLPGGKIVVYSGLLDRVHLNEDELGVLFGHEIAHALREHARERLGEQQSGQLGTGTIPQLFGLADLGATPLGIGSQLLAMRYTPTDETEADVIGSDTAARAGFDPRAAITLWDKLAAATHANKEQGFIYVHPYSAERRHDIMKRLPDMLVLYAKAKGVPVDSLPDYAGIAAVKQRASRE; translated from the coding sequence GTGAGCGCAACGGCTTCGTCGGCGCTACGCCGCATGGCGGCGTTGCTTTGCGCAGGCACCCTGCTTGCGAACTTGCCGGTCGCGGCCATCGCGCAAACGGCATCCAGCACGCCCGTGAGCCCGTCCTTGGCCACGCCCACGCCGCCCATGCCCGTGTTGCCGGCACCCGCGAAAATACCCGCCAGCGCACCGCCCGCCGCGCCGCCGAGCGCACCTGCCACGGCCAGCGACGCTGCGATCTATCAACAGAACCGCAGCCTCCAGGTGCGCTTCGGCAACGCGACCACGTTCCGCAACCTGATTCCGTCGCCGGTCCTCGACGAACAGGCCAGCGAGGAATACGCCGACATCCTGCACGGCGCGGAACAGACCGGCCGCCTGCTGCCGGATTCCGACCCGCGTGTCAAACTCGCGCGCGACATCGCGGCCAAGGTGACGCCGTACGCGGCGAAGTGGAACGACCGCGTGAAGACCTGGAAGTGGGAAGTGAACGTGGTGCGCTCGACGGAGATCCGCATGTACTGCCTGCCCGGCGGCAAGATCGTCGTCTACAGCGGGCTATTGGATCGCGTGCATTTGAACGAAGACGAGCTCGGCGTGCTGTTCGGCCACGAAATCGCGCATGCGCTGCGCGAACATGCGCGCGAAAGGCTCGGCGAACAGCAGTCGGGGCAGCTCGGTACGGGGACGATCCCACAGCTCTTCGGCCTCGCCGATCTCGGCGCGACGCCGCTCGGCATCGGCTCGCAGCTTCTCGCGATGCGCTACACGCCGACCGACGAAACCGAAGCCGACGTGATCGGCAGCGACACCGCCGCGCGCGCGGGCTTCGATCCGCGCGCGGCCATCACGCTGTGGGACAAGCTCGCCGCCGCGACGCACGCGAACAAGGAGCAGGGCTTCATCTACGTGCATCCCTACAGCGCGGAGCGGCGTCACGACATCATGAAGCGCCTGCCCGACATGCTCGTGCTGTACGCGAAGGCGAAGGGCGTGCCGGTCGATTCGCTGCCCGACTATGCGGGTATCGCTGCGGTGAAGCAGCGCGCGTCGCGCGAGTAG
- a CDS encoding exodeoxyribonuclease III, which produces MLRVITANLNGIRSAAKKGFFEWFGEQKADVLCVQELKCSQDDMTPEFLAPHGFNGYFQHAEKKGYSGAGVYTRHEPDDVVIGFGSEEFDPEGRYVEARFGKLSVVSVYVPSGSSGDDRQQAKYRFMDEFMPHLAELSKKREVILCGDVNIVHKEIDIKNWKSNQKNSGCLPEERAWLTQLFDEVGYVDVFRTLDQRPEQYTWWSNRGQAYAKNVGWRIDYQIATPGIAGKAKNTSIFRDIKFSDHAPLTIDYDHKVKG; this is translated from the coding sequence ATGCTGCGTGTGATTACCGCCAATCTGAACGGCATCCGCTCCGCCGCGAAAAAGGGCTTTTTCGAGTGGTTCGGCGAGCAGAAGGCCGACGTGCTTTGCGTTCAGGAATTGAAGTGCTCGCAGGACGACATGACGCCCGAGTTTCTCGCGCCGCACGGCTTCAACGGCTATTTCCAGCATGCGGAGAAAAAGGGCTACAGCGGCGCGGGCGTCTATACGCGCCACGAGCCGGATGACGTGGTGATCGGCTTCGGCAGCGAGGAGTTCGACCCCGAAGGGCGCTATGTAGAAGCGCGGTTCGGGAAGCTGTCGGTGGTGTCTGTGTACGTGCCGTCCGGGTCGAGCGGCGACGATCGCCAACAAGCGAAGTACCGCTTCATGGACGAGTTCATGCCGCACCTCGCGGAGCTCTCCAAGAAGCGGGAAGTGATTCTGTGCGGCGACGTGAACATCGTCCACAAGGAAATCGACATCAAGAACTGGAAGAGCAACCAGAAGAACTCGGGCTGCCTGCCCGAAGAGCGCGCGTGGCTGACCCAGCTCTTCGACGAAGTCGGGTACGTCGACGTGTTCCGTACGCTCGATCAGCGGCCCGAGCAGTACACGTGGTGGAGCAATCGCGGGCAAGCGTATGCGAAGAACGTCGGGTGGCGCATCGACTATCAGATCGCGACGCCGGGCATCGCGGGCAAAGCGAAAAACACGTCGATCTTTCGCGATATCAAGTTCAGCGATCACGCGCCGCTGACCATCGATTACGACCACAAGGTGAAGGGCTGA